A single Methanocaldococcus bathoardescens DNA region contains:
- a CDS encoding ATP-binding protein, producing MDEREIIKAIIKEYQQKEMHLIPRDVKLPKTNKALVIIGIRRSGKTSLLFDVFKKTNNDIFFPLDDDRVFPPTIKTLQEIVKVGKEIYPNKRITFFFDEIQEVENWEVVIKRLTEREGHKVYLTGSSSKLLSKEIATQLRGRCLSVELFPLSFKEYLRFKGFEFDDILTEQDKALILRYLDDYLTYGGFPEVVMEEENREEILREYLRTIIFRDVVERYGIKNIQILKLFVKFLINAHTKKISINKLVNYFKSMGIKVSKNTLYEYLSYLNDCYFIFPLKKFSYSLREISQSMSKIYVIDNGFIRIFDIKHSADKGKYLENAVFVELRRRGFIENENLFYYEDSDGEVDFLIKENEEIKCLINVCYDLNFDNYDREVKKFVKIGKKLKCSNLMLITFDCEDIIEENGFKIKVIPFWKWSLFK from the coding sequence ATGGATGAAAGGGAAATAATTAAAGCAATCATTAAGGAGTATCAACAAAAAGAGATGCATTTAATTCCAAGAGATGTAAAGTTACCAAAAACTAATAAAGCATTAGTTATTATAGGAATTAGAAGGTCTGGAAAAACATCTTTACTTTTTGATGTGTTTAAAAAAACAAATAATGATATATTTTTCCCATTGGATGATGATAGGGTCTTTCCGCCAACAATAAAGACACTTCAAGAGATTGTAAAAGTTGGTAAGGAAATTTATCCCAATAAAAGAATAACATTCTTTTTTGATGAAATACAGGAGGTTGAAAACTGGGAGGTTGTTATAAAGAGATTGACTGAAAGAGAAGGGCATAAGGTTTATTTAACTGGTTCATCCTCTAAGTTGTTATCAAAGGAGATTGCTACACAGTTAAGAGGTAGATGTTTGAGTGTAGAGCTATTTCCATTATCATTTAAAGAGTATCTAAGATTTAAAGGATTTGAGTTTGATGATATTTTAACTGAGCAAGATAAAGCTTTAATTTTAAGATATTTGGATGATTATCTAACTTATGGTGGATTTCCAGAGGTTGTTATGGAGGAAGAGAATAGGGAAGAAATTTTGAGGGAATATTTAAGAACAATCATATTTAGAGATGTTGTTGAAAGATATGGCATAAAAAATATCCAAATTTTAAAGCTATTTGTTAAATTTTTGATAAATGCTCATACTAAAAAAATCTCTATAAACAAGTTGGTTAATTACTTTAAATCAATGGGGATAAAAGTTAGCAAAAACACTTTATATGAGTATTTAAGCTATCTAAATGATTGTTACTTTATCTTTCCACTAAAAAAATTCTCATATAGCTTAAGGGAAATAAGTCAGAGCATGTCAAAGATTTATGTTATCGATAATGGATTTATTAGGATTTTCGATATAAAGCATTCAGCTGATAAAGGGAAGTATTTAGAAAATGCTGTTTTTGTTGAGTTGAGGAGGAGGGGCTTTATTGAGAACGAAAACCTATTTTATTATGAAGATAGTGACGGAGAGGTCGATTTTTTAATTAAAGAGAATGAAGAGATAAAATGCCTAATAAATGTTTGCTATGACTTAAACTTTGATAATTATGATAGAGAGGTTAAAAAATTTGTTAAAATTGGGAAAAAGCTAAAATGCAGTAATTTAATGCTAATAACTTTTGATTGTGAGGATATTATTGAAGAGAATGGTTTTAAAATTAAGGTAATTCCATTCTGGAAATGGAGTTTATTTAAATAG
- a CDS encoding DUF2117 family protein: MKIGVVIHGPEIVDSGYALKIINLLKKFGKVKAKLGGTMGRVAVIDNNLQDIIDISEKLMPSQSLKKLADNDILILMNYGKSKITGHTFGKIVVERANLNKPIIQIERPGEEDGTIIIWNDDGSKIVKDVTNYLSKELNLKIERCISNGLEVWEENGRVFRKVHGVDVGEAILVNGIVVGKAKSKEVILVAENGEIVDIIGGELKEGGVEKLKNIDLKKAVIKTGILRRHPTNPKIKNKEVDKGYVLIVNHAGEDVIEMIKDREILAVITIGDDTTTICGDILARFGIKILGITDGDKDDILKNPIILKGSVIFLIKNMRDDDAGEILKKNLNLNKKYSYQELLDEVKKIFNDNNIYYEEFVY, encoded by the coding sequence ATGAAAATTGGTGTCGTCATCCATGGGCCTGAAATTGTAGATAGCGGCTATGCATTAAAAATTATTAATTTATTGAAGAAGTTTGGAAAAGTTAAGGCTAAATTAGGAGGAACTATGGGAAGAGTAGCTGTTATAGACAACAACTTACAAGATATTATAGATATATCCGAAAAATTGATGCCATCTCAATCATTAAAAAAATTGGCAGATAATGATATCCTAATTTTAATGAACTATGGAAAATCAAAGATTACTGGACATACGTTTGGAAAAATTGTCGTTGAGAGGGCTAACTTAAATAAACCAATAATTCAAATTGAAAGGCCTGGAGAAGAAGATGGAACAATTATTATTTGGAATGATGACGGCTCAAAAATTGTTAAAGATGTAACTAACTATCTATCAAAAGAATTAAATTTAAAGATTGAGAGATGTATAAGTAATGGCTTAGAGGTTTGGGAAGAAAATGGAAGAGTTTTTAGAAAGGTTCATGGTGTTGATGTTGGTGAAGCAATATTAGTGAATGGTATTGTTGTTGGAAAAGCTAAAAGTAAAGAAGTTATTTTAGTTGCTGAGAATGGGGAGATAGTTGATATTATTGGAGGGGAGTTAAAAGAAGGAGGAGTTGAAAAATTAAAAAATATTGATTTAAAAAAAGCTGTAATAAAAACTGGGATTTTAAGGAGGCATCCAACAAATCCAAAAATCAAAAATAAAGAAGTTGATAAAGGTTACGTATTAATTGTTAATCATGCTGGGGAAGATGTTATAGAGATGATAAAAGATAGAGAGATTTTGGCAGTAATAACAATTGGAGACGATACTACAACAATATGCGGAGATATTTTAGCAAGATTTGGAATAAAAATTTTGGGTATTACAGATGGAGACAAGGACGATATATTAAAAAATCCAATTATATTAAAAGGTTCTGTAATATTTTTAATAAAAAATATGAGAGATGATGATGCTGGAGAAATCTTAAAGAAAAATCTAAATCTTAACAAAAAATATAGCTATCAAGAGCTTTTAGATGAAGTTAAGAAAATATTTAATGATAACAATATTTATTATGAAGAATTTGTTTATTAA
- a CDS encoding coiled-coil domain-containing protein has protein sequence MKNDKQTDWINKLIEELDKSSSSVLKTEIILDEIITKLNNLISEINNYIAEIHYGLKITNEKINVSISELDELEKKLKEYLDFAESMRESFENTYNAIITVKNEMRDIKHSLEESSLKMNNRHSIMEDTIRNHSKKIENLSNSVKSLSKTQEAIINSLNSTKTLLYITIALTVVNLIISLKTSGIIG, from the coding sequence ATGAAAAACGATAAACAGACAGATTGGATAAATAAACTAATAGAAGAACTTGATAAAAGCTCTTCAAGTGTTTTAAAAACTGAAATTATATTAGATGAAATTATAACAAAACTTAATAATCTAATTTCTGAGATTAACAACTATATTGCTGAGATACACTACGGATTAAAGATAACAAATGAAAAAATCAATGTATCTATCTCAGAATTAGATGAATTAGAAAAGAAATTGAAAGAATATTTGGATTTTGCAGAAAGTATGAGAGAATCTTTTGAAAACACATACAATGCAATAATAACTGTTAAAAATGAAATGAGGGATATAAAACATTCTTTAGAAGAATCTTCACTTAAAATGAATAATAGACATAGTATCATGGAAGATACTATAAGAAATCATAGTAAAAAGATTGAAAATTTAAGCAATAGCGTTAAATCATTATCAAAAACTCAAGAAGCAATAATTAATTCATTAAATTCCACTAAGACTCTACTCTATATAACAATCGCATTAACTGTTGTGAATCTTATAATCTCACTAAAAACTTCTGGAATTATTGGCTAA
- a CDS encoding L-threonylcarbamoyladenylate synthase, whose protein sequence is MELKNKIIKIYELDEKERTEILNFLKEELLNGKIIICGTDTLYGISANALDEKAVKKVYQIKKRDFNKPLSICVKDKKEIEKYAYVNDLAKKIIDKFLPGPLTIILKKKPLIPDIVAKDYIGIRIPDEPVIRELSIVPLTTTSANISGKESPTAVDEIDEEVLKKIDYVIDIGKCKYSKPSTIIKIEDDKIIPIREGVIPISKISEEL, encoded by the coding sequence ATGGAGCTAAAAAATAAAATAATAAAAATATATGAACTTGATGAAAAAGAAAGAACAGAAATATTAAATTTTTTAAAGGAAGAGTTGCTAAATGGAAAAATCATTATCTGTGGGACTGATACATTGTATGGTATTTCAGCAAACGCCTTAGATGAAAAAGCTGTAAAAAAAGTTTATCAAATAAAAAAGAGAGATTTCAATAAGCCTTTATCAATATGTGTTAAAGATAAGAAAGAGATTGAAAAATATGCCTATGTGAATGATTTAGCTAAAAAAATTATTGATAAATTTCTTCCAGGTCCTTTAACGATAATTTTAAAGAAAAAACCATTAATTCCAGATATTGTAGCTAAAGATTATATTGGCATAAGAATACCAGATGAGCCTGTTATTAGAGAGCTATCTATAGTTCCTTTAACAACCACTTCAGCAAATATCTCCGGAAAAGAAAGCCCTACTGCTGTAGATGAGATAGATGAGGAAGTGTTAAAAAAAATAGATTATGTTATTGATATAGGCAAATGCAAATATTCAAAACCTTCTACAATTATTAAAATAGAGGATGATAAAATAATACCAATTAGAGAGGGAGTTATTCCTATTTCAAAAATTAGTGAAGAGTTATGA
- a CDS encoding ATP-binding protein — protein MLSKILSIFKGNSKKDTKKDIRKKLDKIIEIDYNKCKNCLSCYRACKNNVFDIENSRIVVKNEKNCTKCGDCVKACRYGAIILYND, from the coding sequence ATGCTATCCAAAATTTTAAGCATATTTAAAGGAAATAGCAAAAAAGATACTAAAAAAGATATTAGAAAGAAATTAGATAAAATAATTGAGATTGATTACAACAAATGCAAAAACTGTTTGTCATGTTATAGAGCATGTAAGAATAATGTTTTTGACATTGAAAATAGCAGAATTGTTGTTAAAAACGAAAAGAATTGCACAAAGTGTGGGGATTGTGTAAAGGCTTGTAGATATGGTGCTATAATACTTTATAATGATTAA
- the mtnP gene encoding S-methyl-5'-thioadenosine phosphorylase, which yields MIGIIGGTGIAGILKGDKEEVIDTKYGKAKVMIDKENEVVLLFRHGVKHNIPPHKINYRANIYALKKLGVERILAINSVGSLKENLKPGMFFIPNDFIEFTKKREETFYDEGKVVHIDMTEPYCPDLRNVLKSILDKNNFSYGEGVYVCTEGPRFETKKEIEIYKNWGDVVGMTGYPEVVLARELEMCYVSLCNITNYACGISKNILTVDEVLEAIKEMEDKILKVVEEFINYDFGERKCICKDALKHAVIG from the coding sequence GTGATTGGTATAATAGGAGGAACAGGGATTGCGGGAATATTAAAAGGAGATAAAGAGGAAGTTATTGATACAAAATATGGAAAAGCTAAGGTTATGATTGATAAAGAAAATGAAGTAGTTTTGTTATTTAGGCATGGAGTAAAGCATAATATCCCACCACATAAAATAAATTATAGAGCCAATATCTATGCTTTAAAAAAATTAGGTGTTGAGAGAATATTAGCTATAAATTCAGTTGGTTCATTAAAAGAAAACTTAAAGCCTGGAATGTTTTTCATTCCAAATGATTTTATTGAATTTACAAAAAAGAGAGAGGAAACTTTTTACGATGAGGGAAAGGTTGTTCATATTGACATGACAGAGCCATATTGTCCAGATTTGAGAAATGTCTTAAAATCTATATTAGATAAAAATAACTTCTCTTATGGAGAAGGAGTTTATGTCTGCACTGAAGGACCGAGATTTGAAACAAAGAAAGAGATTGAAATATATAAAAACTGGGGAGATGTTGTTGGTATGACAGGTTATCCTGAAGTTGTTTTAGCGAGAGAATTGGAAATGTGCTATGTATCTCTATGCAATATAACAAACTATGCATGTGGAATATCAAAAAATATTTTAACCGTTGATGAAGTTTTAGAAGCAATAAAAGAGATGGAGGATAAAATTTTAAAGGTTGTTGAAGAGTTCATAAATTACGATTTTGGAGAGAGAAAATGTATTTGTAAAGATGCTTTAAAACATGCTGTTATCGGATAA
- the glnK1 gene encoding P-II family nitrogen regulator GlnK1 produces the protein MKKVEAIIRPEKLEIVKKALSDAGYVGMTVSEVKGRGVQGGIVERYRGREYIVDLLQKVKIELVVKEEDVDKVIDIICENARTGNPGDGKIFVVPVERVVRVRTKEEGEKAL, from the coding sequence ATGAAAAAAGTTGAAGCAATCATAAGACCTGAAAAATTAGAGATTGTTAAAAAAGCTTTATCTGATGCCGGATATGTTGGAATGACTGTTAGTGAGGTTAAGGGTAGAGGAGTTCAGGGAGGTATAGTTGAAAGATATAGGGGGAGAGAATACATTGTCGATTTGCTACAAAAAGTCAAAATTGAGTTAGTTGTAAAAGAAGAGGATGTAGATAAAGTTATTGACATTATTTGCGAAAATGCAAGAACTGGAAACCCAGGAGATGGAAAGATATTCGTTGTTCCAGTTGAGAGGGTTGTAAGAGTGAGAACTAAAGAGGAAGGTGAAAAGGCATTATAA
- the amt gene encoding ammonium transporter: MEGVDVFFFLWAASLIFFMKAGFIALEIGQFRAKNVAYHCVLKLLDLAAVFIGYLFIGYGIAYGLENIMPLITGTFDADLGAWFMKMVMFAAAAVTIITGGVAERIKILPYFIGALIVGGILYPIVEHLVWGGGFANLGINFHDYAGSGAVHLFGGLVGLMAAYVLGPRIDKYVNGKPQAIPGHNIPIAVLGAFILAFGWYGFNIGSAASIANGVELASVALATTMALAGGIIGGSLSSRNDPLYTANGMCAGLVAVCSGVDLFTPIGAFIVGLLAGIQQPFTYKFIEEKLKIDDVCAIGPVHAMSGLIGVICAGIPFLLKNGAEVSFIGQVIGAIVIALVAIVGGLIIYKGLDLTIGLRVSKEEEKIGLDTAILQTTAYSEE; encoded by the coding sequence ATGGAAGGTGTTGATGTATTCTTCTTCTTATGGGCTGCATCGTTAATATTTTTCATGAAGGCAGGGTTCATTGCGTTAGAGATTGGACAGTTTAGAGCTAAAAACGTTGCATATCATTGTGTTTTGAAATTGTTGGATTTGGCTGCAGTGTTTATTGGTTATTTGTTTATTGGTTATGGAATTGCTTATGGTTTAGAAAATATAATGCCTTTAATAACAGGAACTTTTGATGCTGATTTAGGAGCATGGTTTATGAAGATGGTTATGTTTGCTGCTGCTGCTGTAACAATTATAACTGGTGGTGTTGCTGAGAGAATAAAAATCCTTCCTTACTTTATAGGGGCTTTAATTGTTGGAGGTATTTTGTATCCAATTGTTGAACACTTGGTTTGGGGCGGAGGTTTTGCAAACTTAGGAATAAACTTCCACGACTATGCAGGAAGTGGTGCTGTCCATTTATTTGGAGGATTGGTAGGTTTAATGGCAGCTTATGTTTTAGGTCCAAGAATTGATAAATATGTTAATGGAAAACCACAGGCAATTCCAGGACATAACATTCCAATAGCTGTTTTAGGGGCATTTATTTTAGCATTTGGATGGTATGGATTCAACATTGGTAGTGCCGCAAGTATAGCAAACGGTGTTGAGTTAGCAAGTGTAGCTTTAGCAACAACAATGGCTTTAGCTGGAGGTATTATAGGAGGGTCTTTAAGCTCAAGAAACGACCCTCTCTACACAGCTAACGGTATGTGTGCTGGTTTAGTAGCTGTTTGTAGTGGAGTTGATTTATTCACACCAATTGGGGCATTTATAGTTGGTTTGTTGGCTGGAATTCAGCAACCATTCACATATAAGTTTATTGAAGAGAAGTTAAAGATTGACGATGTTTGTGCTATAGGTCCAGTCCATGCTATGAGTGGTTTAATTGGTGTTATATGTGCTGGAATTCCATTCTTATTGAAAAATGGGGCTGAAGTTTCATTTATTGGACAGGTAATTGGAGCTATTGTTATAGCATTAGTTGCAATTGTCGGAGGGTTAATTATTTATAAGGGATTAGATTTAACAATTGGTCTAAGAGTCAGCAAAGAAGAAGAAAAAATTGGTTTAGACACTGCAATATTGCAAACAACTGCATATTCAGAAGAATAA
- a CDS encoding cation:proton antiporter, with the protein MELMIAIGYLGLALVLGSLVAKIAEKLKIPDIPLLLLLGLIVGPFLQIIPSESAMKIFEYAGPIGLIFILLGGAFTMRISLLRRVIKTVIRLDTITFLVALFVSGLIFNMVLNLPYTSPVGYLFGAITSATDPATLIPVFSRVRTNPEVAITLEAESIFNDPLGIVSTSVVLGLIGLSSSTNPAIDLVVLAGGAIFIGILLAKIYEKIVIHCEFHEYVAPLVIGGAMLILYVGDDLLPSIFGYGFSGYMAIAIMALCLGDALFKMAEKHEDYEYVVRFCDDLSLLARIFIFVFLGACIKLSMLESYFIPGLLVALGSIFLARPLGVFIGLAGSKHSFKEKLYFALEGPRGVVPAALAVTVGIEILKNADKIPSSITKYISPTDIAGTIIIGTFMTILLSVILEASWARVLALKLLGEYKPKYKEEIHHH; encoded by the coding sequence ATGGAGCTTATGATAGCTATTGGTTATCTTGGGTTAGCTTTAGTCCTTGGTTCTTTAGTAGCAAAAATTGCAGAAAAGTTAAAAATTCCAGATATACCGTTATTATTGTTGTTGGGTTTAATTGTAGGTCCTTTTTTACAAATAATACCATCAGAATCAGCTATGAAAATTTTTGAATATGCGGGGCCTATAGGGTTGATATTTATTTTATTAGGTGGAGCATTTACGATGAGAATTTCATTACTTAGAAGAGTTATAAAGACAGTTATAAGATTGGATACAATAACGTTTTTAGTTGCATTATTTGTTTCGGGGCTTATTTTTAATATGGTTTTAAACCTCCCTTATACCTCTCCTGTTGGATATTTATTTGGAGCTATAACATCTGCAACAGACCCAGCAACATTAATTCCAGTATTTTCGAGGGTTAGAACAAATCCTGAAGTTGCTATAACGTTAGAGGCAGAGAGTATTTTCAACGACCCATTGGGTATTGTATCCACAAGTGTTGTTTTAGGATTAATTGGTTTATCATCCTCAACAAATCCAGCGATTGATTTAGTTGTGCTTGCTGGAGGAGCTATTTTTATTGGAATATTATTAGCTAAGATATATGAAAAAATAGTTATACATTGTGAGTTTCATGAGTATGTTGCCCCATTAGTTATTGGAGGGGCAATGCTTATTTTATACGTTGGAGATGACTTACTGCCAAGTATTTTTGGCTATGGATTTAGTGGATACATGGCTATTGCTATAATGGCTTTATGTTTGGGAGATGCACTATTTAAAATGGCTGAAAAACATGAGGATTATGAGTATGTTGTTAGATTCTGTGATGATTTATCTTTATTAGCAAGAATATTCATCTTCGTGTTTTTAGGAGCATGTATAAAGTTGAGTATGTTGGAGAGTTATTTCATTCCGGGCTTGTTGGTAGCTCTCGGCTCTATATTCTTAGCAAGACCTCTCGGTGTTTTTATTGGGTTAGCTGGTTCAAAACATTCATTTAAAGAAAAATTATATTTTGCTTTAGAAGGGCCAAGAGGGGTTGTTCCAGCTGCTTTAGCTGTTACTGTTGGTATAGAGATTTTAAAGAATGCTGATAAGATTCCATCATCAATAACAAAGTATATCTCACCAACAGACATTGCAGGAACAATAATTATTGGAACATTTATGACTATATTGTTGAGTGTTATCTTAGAAGCTTCATGGGCGAGGGTTTTAGCATTAAAATTGTTAGGAGAGTATAAACCAAAATACAAAGAGGAGATACATCATCATTAA
- the ribK gene encoding CTP-dependent riboflavin kinase, protein MIIEGKVVSGLGEGGYFLSLPPYKEAFKNILGFEPYEGTLNLKLNKEFNINKFKYIETEDFEFEGKKFFGVKILPIKILINNKEINGAVVVPKKTYHSSDIIEIIAPIKLRERFNLKDGDVIKILIKGDKDE, encoded by the coding sequence ATGATTATTGAAGGTAAAGTAGTTTCTGGACTTGGAGAGGGAGGATATTTCTTATCTCTTCCACCTTACAAAGAGGCATTTAAAAATATTCTTGGCTTTGAACCTTATGAAGGGACGTTAAATCTAAAGCTAAATAAAGAATTTAATATAAATAAATTTAAATATATTGAAACAGAGGATTTTGAATTTGAAGGTAAAAAATTCTTTGGAGTTAAGATTTTACCAATAAAGATATTAATAAATAATAAAGAAATAAATGGGGCAGTAGTTGTGCCGAAAAAAACATATCATAGTAGTGACATTATAGAGATAATTGCTCCAATAAAACTTAGGGAGCGGTTCAATTTAAAAGATGGAGATGTCATAAAAATACTAATTAAGGGAGATAAAGATGAATAA
- the ribB gene encoding 3,4-dihydroxy-2-butanone-4-phosphate synthase has translation MNNVEKAIEALKRGEIILVYDSDDREGETDMVVASQFITPEHIRRMRKDAGGLICTALHPDICNKLGIPFMVDILEFASQKFKVLKELYPNDIPYDEKSSFSITINHRKTFTGITDKDRAFTIKKLAELVKEERFNDFGKEFRSPGHVTLLRATEGLVKNRQGHTEMTVALAEIANLVPITTICEMMGDNGEAMSKNETRKYAEKHNLVYLSGEEIINYYLEKYLKE, from the coding sequence ATGAATAATGTAGAAAAAGCTATAGAAGCATTAAAAAGGGGAGAAATTATCTTAGTTTATGACTCAGATGATAGAGAAGGAGAGACCGATATGGTTGTTGCTTCTCAATTTATAACACCAGAGCACATAAGAAGAATGAGAAAGGATGCTGGAGGGCTAATTTGTACAGCTTTACATCCAGACATTTGTAATAAATTGGGTATTCCATTTATGGTTGATATATTAGAATTTGCATCTCAAAAATTTAAAGTTCTGAAAGAGCTTTACCCAAATGACATTCCTTACGATGAAAAATCATCATTTTCAATTACAATAAACCATAGAAAGACATTTACAGGAATTACTGATAAAGATAGGGCATTTACAATAAAAAAATTAGCTGAATTAGTTAAAGAAGAGAGATTTAATGATTTTGGAAAGGAATTTAGAAGTCCAGGGCATGTAACTTTATTAAGAGCTACTGAAGGGCTGGTTAAAAATAGACAAGGGCACACTGAAATGACTGTAGCTTTAGCAGAGATTGCTAATTTAGTGCCTATTACAACAATATGTGAAATGATGGGTGATAATGGGGAGGCGATGAGCAAAAATGAAACAAGAAAATATGCTGAGAAGCATAACTTAGTTTATCTAAGTGGAGAGGAGATAATTAATTACTACTTAGAAAAATATCTAAAAGAATAA
- a CDS encoding methanogenesis marker 8 protein: protein MDRHVMEALGKAKVIIENGKIVEVTEPKIKYCPLFAKHRGIKEITKESIKENIEFRIKDFGLFTKNRIVEEDKFIVPFGASEILMSALKRKVVDVAVIVSDCAGTVITANPNLVQGLCGRISGIVETSPILEVIEKIEKAGGIVLNKKTAEINQFEGVKKAIELGYKRIAVTLTNLEDAKKCKSLENDEIKILTFGVHLTEIEESKEIAKYFDLVTACASKVLREKLKGKIKAQIGKTIPIFALSDFGKEILLERAKDLDNILITIEDLPALSDNQPKPLI from the coding sequence ATGGACAGGCATGTAATGGAAGCTTTGGGAAAGGCAAAGGTTATTATTGAAAATGGAAAAATAGTTGAAGTTACAGAACCAAAAATAAAATACTGCCCACTGTTTGCTAAACATAGAGGAATAAAGGAAATAACAAAAGAAAGTATAAAAGAAAATATAGAATTTAGAATAAAAGATTTTGGATTATTCACAAAAAATAGGATTGTTGAAGAAGATAAATTTATAGTTCCTTTTGGAGCCTCCGAAATTTTAATGAGTGCATTAAAAAGAAAAGTTGTAGATGTTGCTGTTATTGTATCTGACTGTGCTGGGACTGTTATAACTGCAAATCCAAATTTAGTTCAGGGACTTTGTGGAAGAATTTCTGGGATTGTAGAAACTTCTCCAATCCTGGAAGTTATAGAAAAGATTGAAAAAGCTGGAGGTATTGTTTTAAATAAAAAAACTGCTGAAATTAATCAATTTGAAGGTGTTAAAAAAGCTATTGAGTTAGGTTATAAAAGAATAGCTGTAACTTTAACAAACTTAGAAGATGCAAAGAAATGCAAATCATTAGAAAATGATGAAATAAAAATATTAACTTTTGGCGTTCATTTAACTGAAATTGAGGAGAGTAAAGAAATAGCCAAATATTTTGATTTAGTAACTGCCTGTGCATCAAAGGTTTTAAGAGAAAAATTGAAAGGTAAAATAAAAGCACAAATTGGAAAAACTATCCCAATATTTGCTCTATCTGACTTTGGAAAAGAGATTTTATTAGAAAGAGCTAAAGATTTAGATAACATATTAATAACTATTGAAGATTTGCCAGCATTAAGTGATAATCAGCCAAAGCCTCTGATTTAA
- a CDS encoding cell wall-binding repeat-containing protein, whose amino-acid sequence MVKKLLLLLLALLVPAVSATNVILVSDNQADYLSAMNIASLFNDTKVVVTPWGIYNESVVDEILKLNPKQVIIIGGPVAVPEEYVEKLENLGIEVERVAGKDRYETNKEVIEKFKEKLKEKKKVVVVHGNSGVLVNISEDTIVILTNGVNLTVNVDELEPEEVEVVESPAVNLTGIAKKLEKHGVKVKVNVVPEHALEKVLENKIKQLKAKIKVLKKQGVDTEDLEDELEDLEEMLKEKDYDDAYKLMLKIENKEMVKIKLKLHVKGKDEKLKLEVKVKNKKKDEGDEEEIKNETEVEYEYENGSKYEYEYKYEYGHKYKESESEYESEEKQEVEATINNSLVNESILNNTLNITLEVNNTQN is encoded by the coding sequence ATGGTGAAAAAACTGCTTTTATTATTACTCGCCTTATTGGTCCCTGCAGTATCTGCAACAAATGTTATATTGGTAAGTGACAACCAGGCAGATTACTTAAGTGCAATGAACATTGCTTCATTATTTAACGATACAAAAGTTGTTGTAACACCTTGGGGGATTTACAACGAGAGTGTAGTTGATGAGATATTGAAATTAAACCCAAAGCAAGTTATAATTATTGGAGGGCCTGTAGCCGTTCCTGAAGAATACGTTGAAAAGTTAGAAAATCTTGGTATTGAAGTTGAAAGAGTTGCAGGTAAGGACAGATATGAGACAAACAAAGAAGTTATAGAAAAATTCAAAGAAAAGTTAAAAGAAAAGAAAAAAGTAGTTGTTGTTCATGGAAATTCTGGAGTTTTAGTCAACATTAGTGAAGATACCATAGTTATATTGACAAATGGGGTAAACTTAACAGTTAATGTGGATGAATTGGAACCTGAAGAGGTTGAAGTTGTTGAGAGTCCAGCAGTGAATTTAACAGGCATTGCAAAGAAATTAGAAAAGCATGGAGTTAAAGTAAAAGTAAATGTAGTCCCTGAACATGCATTAGAAAAGGTTTTGGAAAATAAAATAAAACAATTAAAAGCAAAAATCAAAGTCTTGAAAAAGCAAGGTGTAGATACTGAAGATTTGGAAGATGAGTTAGAAGACCTTGAGGAAATGCTTAAAGAGAAAGATTATGATGATGCATATAAGTTAATGTTAAAGATTGAAAACAAAGAAATGGTAAAAATAAAACTTAAATTACATGTAAAAGGTAAGGACGAAAAATTAAAATTAGAAGTGAAAGTAAAGAACAAGAAGAAAGATGAAGGAGATGAAGAGGAAATAAAGAATGAAACCGAAGTAGAGTATGAATACGAAAATGGAAGTAAATATGAATACGAATACAAGTATGAATATGGACACAAGTATAAAGAAAGCGAATCTGAATATGAAAGTGAAGAAAAACAGGAAGTTGAAGCTACAATTAATAACTCATTGGTAAATGAATCCATATTAAATAATACATTAAATATAACATTAGAGGTAAATAATACTCAAAATTAG